The genomic DNA CAGGATCTCGCCGGCGTAGAGGTTCGTGACGGGCACCTCGGCGGTCGGAATAAGATAGTAGTCGGTATTCTGCAGTTTGAACAGGTCGGCCTCGAACTTCGGCAGCTGGCCGGTTCCCCGCATCGCGTTCGAGTTCACCATGTAGGGGGTCCAGACCTCGCGGTACCCGTGCTCGCCGGTGTGCAGGTCGAGCATGAACGTGGTCAGCGCGCGCTCGAGGCGGGCGCCGTCGCCGCTCAGGACCGAGAACCTGGCCCCGGCGATCTTCGTGGCGCGGTCGAAATCGACGACGCCGAGCTTCGTCGCGACGTCGACGTGGTCTTTCGGCTGGAACCCGAATTTCGGGGCTTCGCCGATCCGGCGCGCCTCGACGTTCTCCTCGTCGCCGCCGCCCGCGGGAACCCCGGCGTTCAGCACGTTCGGAAGGGTCATCAGGATCTCGTCGAGCTTGCCGTCGACCTCGGCGACCTTCTCGTCGAGGCTCTTGATCCGGTCGGAGACTGATTTCATTTCGGCCAGTATATCATCGGCGGGCTGCTTCGCCTGCTTGCGTTTGGCGATCTCCATCGACGCCTGGTTGCGCTTCGCCTTGAGCTGTTCGACCTCGAACACGAGGTTCCGGCGCTCGGCATCGAGGGATTCGAGCGGTGCCAGCTTCGGGAACGAGAGCGTCGCCGCGTGCGGGACGAGCGCGTCGATCGCCGCCTTCGACCGTTTCGGCTCCACGCCTGCCTTCTTCAGCAGGTCGACGACGGCGGGGTCGGAAAAATCGACGTCGCATCGTCGGATCATGTTGACCTTGAGGCCGTCGGGGTTCGTGCGGATCCACTTGATGTCTAGCATGCTCGTCTCCTGGAATGGCTGGAAATGGTGGTGAAAACGAAGTGTACTCCGTCAGGATCTCCGTTTCAAGATGAGAGACCCGAAATACAGCAACGGCACGACGATGCCGATCAAAAACACCCATTTCATGGTGTCGGAGAGGTCGCCGCCGGATGCCAGGGCTGCGGCGAATCGTTCCGGGCCGAGGCCGGTGAGATACACCGCTCCGTTCACGTAGCCCTGGGGCTTGCCGCCCTTGAACTCAGCCAGCAGCCAGACGTCCTGCCCGGCCAGCAGAAACCGCTCCTTCACGCGCCACGCGACGGTGGCGGACGCGGGCATCGCCTCCGCCATCGAGCTCACGATGGGGGCCTGGTCGTGGCGGATCTGAAGAAGATCTTCCCAGGGCTTGATCCCGAACCAGTCATCGAACCGAAGCTTCGCCGGGCCGTCCGTCATCTCGAACGGCGCGCCGGTCACGTCGTCCTGTACCTTCCGGAACGCGAATCGTTTCGTCCACTCGCCGGCTTTGCGGATATCCTCGACCATCGACTCGTACCGTTCGGTGCGCTTCCACAGGCAGGGCTGCTCGCCGCACAGAATCGGCGCCGTTCCGGACGCGAGTTCGAGCCGCCCTTTCACCCAGGCCGGCCCGTCCTGCCGCAGCACTTCATCGAGTCGCTTTTGAACCGCCGCCGCCGCAAGTTTACCAGCTTCTTCCCGCTCTGTGTTGACGATCTGCATACCGATATACCCCATCGCCGAAAAAACGAGCGAAAAGAAGCAGGCAGCCCCAACAAGCCCATGTATCAGACATCCCATCACCGATTATCTCCGGTTCACCGCACCCCCGGTGCGGACAATTTTCATCTACAATCTCGTCTCACGCATATCACGATAATGCCCTCGAAAACCTGATACCGTTTGCGCTGAGGTATCGCAGCACAAAAGCACAAAATGTCTCTTGCCCATTCGACAGGCTCAGGTCAGTCTTCGAGATCTCCGTGCGAATCGAACAACGTTGTTCTTCTGCAGATTTCCTAGAGCATGATAACGGTATGGGCCGCATTGCACTCGAGCCGGATGAAGTGGAGAAAGAAGGTTCATGCCGGGCACGCGTTTCGTGAGCTCCGAAACGTCTCCGCTCCCGGAGCGGAAAAGAGCACAGGAAGAATATATTCCGTTACGGTCACCCGCAATGCAGATATTGCTGCACCAGGTTCATCAGCGCGTCCCCGTCGCCGAACATCCGCTCGCTGAGGTCTTTGTCGTTGAATTTTTTGAGCGTGGCGGCGATCCCATCGATCATGTGGGGCGGGAAGACCTGGTATTTCTCGTAGTATGCCCGATCCTTGAGCAGTTGTTCGCCGGCCTCGAAGCAGGAAGCGGGCAACTGGGGCAGGTGGAGCCCCGCCTGGTTCTTGCCCACGTCGAAGCTCACGTACAGCTTCTCGGCCAGTTTCAGCGCCTCGTCCGCGTTCTCGAGCCCGTGGCGGGCGGCGGT from Candidatus Ozemobacteraceae bacterium includes the following:
- the serS gene encoding serine--tRNA ligase, which encodes MLDIKWIRTNPDGLKVNMIRRCDVDFSDPAVVDLLKKAGVEPKRSKAAIDALVPHAATLSFPKLAPLESLDAERRNLVFEVEQLKAKRNQASMEIAKRKQAKQPADDILAEMKSVSDRIKSLDEKVAEVDGKLDEILMTLPNVLNAGVPAGGGDEENVEARRIGEAPKFGFQPKDHVDVATKLGVVDFDRATKIAGARFSVLSGDGARLERALTTFMLDLHTGEHGYREVWTPYMVNSNAMRGTGQLPKFEADLFKLQNTDYYLIPTAEVPVTNLYAGEILPESALTMKMTAYTPCFRSEAGSYGKDTRGLIRQHQFDKVELVKYAHPDKSYEELEALLANAEEVLRRLGLAYRVVTLSSGDVGFSAAKTYDIEVWLPSQNCYREISSCSNFEDFQARRANIRFKGEGKGAKTGFVHTLNGSGLAVGRTWVAIMENFQDEGGRVCIPEVLRPYMGGKTHLEPAVR